Below is a window of Frigoribacterium sp. SL97 DNA.
AGCTGGGCCTCTTGCGGGTCGAGGCCGTGCACCTCGTACGCGCCGGCCGACCCCAGCACCCGGAACCTCGGCCCGGGGAGGGCTGCGACGTGGCTCATCGTGAGCCGCGACCGTCGACCCCCGTCGTGCTCGAGCGACAGATGCACGTCGTCGTCGGCCGAGCCGGTGGGGCGGCGGGTCGCGATCTCGGCATGGACGGACCGGACCGGCCCCAGGAAGCGCATGACCTGGTCGACGAGGTGCGGGCCCAGGTCGAACAGGATGCCGCCACCGTCGGCGGGTGTGGCCCGACGTTTCCAGCCGACGCGGTTCTCGAGCTTCCACGGCTCGAAACGCGACTCGACCGTGTGCACGTCGCCCAGCTCACCCGACCCCGCGAGACGCGTCGCCGTCAGGAAGTCGCCGTCCCACCGCCGGTTCTGGTAGACCGTCAGCGGCCGCCCCAGCGACTCGGCGAGCCCGACGAGCCCGCGGGCGTCGTCGGCCGAGGTCGCCAGCGGCTTGTCGACCACCACGGCGGCCCCGGCTCGCAGGGCACGCACCGCGGTCTCGACGTGGGTGTCGTTCGGGGTGGCCACGACGACCAGGTCGAGTTCACGACGCCAGAGCTCGTCGACGTCTGCGACGACCTCGGTACCGGGATGCGCCGCGACGGCCTGCCCCGCACGGTCGGGGTCGCGCGTGACGACGGCATCGACCTGCCAGGCCGGGTCCGCCGCCAGGAGCGCGCCGTGGA
It encodes the following:
- a CDS encoding Gfo/Idh/MocA family oxidoreductase; translation: MSALEPLRVGIVGYGLAGRVFHGALLAADPAWQVDAVVTRDPDRAGQAVAAHPGTEVVADVDELWRRELDLVVVATPNDTHVETAVRALRAGAAVVVDKPLATSADDARGLVGLAESLGRPLTVYQNRRWDGDFLTATRLAGSGELGDVHTVESRFEPWKLENRVGWKRRATPADGGGILFDLGPHLVDQVMRFLGPVRSVHAEIATRRPTGSADDDVHLSLEHDGGRRSRLTMSHVAALPGPRFRVLGSAGAYEVHGLDPQEAQLSSGLPPVDPTYGVDAGDRRGVVVTGGTRRDESTDPGRYPEFYSRLARALRGDGDLPVDPWDAVRALEVIEAARRSAGEGRVVRL